From the Oncorhynchus mykiss isolate Arlee unplaced genomic scaffold, USDA_OmykA_1.1 un_scaffold_169, whole genome shotgun sequence genome, one window contains:
- the LOC110513797 gene encoding voltage-dependent T-type calcium channel subunit alpha-1H, translating to AQERPYYADYSPVRLTIHTLCTSHYLDLFITVIIATNVLTMSMEHYNQPQYLEEGLKYCNYVFTLVFVIETVLKLIAFGLRRFFKERWNQLDLAIVLLSVMGITLEEIDLNASLPINPTIIRIMRVLRIARVLKLLKMATGMRALLDTVVQALPQVGNLGLLFMLLFFIYAALGVELFGKLECSEENPCEGLSRHATFQNFGMAFLTLFRVSTGDNWNGIMKDTLRDCRPEDRSCLSYLPLVSPVYFVTFVLTAQFVLVNVVVAVLMKHLEESNKEAQEEAEEEAKEEEARQEEARQQEARQEEARQEAICPFSNATVGGVESSGQVVEEERCRGSLLTAGRPSLSRMMSLPSDSYMLRPLQPLGHTRYPPIGHDTYKGYRFSGSVYSMGSSGAGSLLQVPGALPSGSHASLSSRGSSCRPTVRLSPSHSVDRHSLSMARHTPRRPGHVDSRRASYIHSPSHSMDTHSYRLSPAQSIDRDSSRYLDRRASYIHSPSHSMDSRHTPYLHSPSHSMDSRHTPYFHSPSHSMDSRHTPRMDRHTPYIHSPSHSMDSRHTLYIHSPSHSMDSRHTPYVNSPAHSINRHTPHNNRHTSHMSRPSHSMDREPGPSSSLSVRRQLRRQEAVRCDSEDLSCSSTDDLRGSSVDGTHLTVPSMHLSPLPSLPPGGNTHLDVHHPSSPSRAPRGRISSAHTLLHTHTVHTLRHTHSQRVISTRGHSRNHSDSGPQRPPSPQISTPQTTDNPQTPQRPEILQTPGPSVTSSLCSGGPSLSLSSPSTPSIPSPNLTISLCSGGPSLSLSSPSTPSTPSPSLTISLCSGGPSLSLSSPSTPSIPSPNLTISTPSTPQSPQTSFDPKQSPSSSPAFSRDPFPLSLGSSPSRLPTSFPDETDDEVCCITHHASSPSHTPEHTHHTSSPPHTPCSPHTSLHACLSFEEDQRNLCLSSQTASPVREWTRKQRMSPPCISVAPPAEAQVSTVTQSTDSSMHLRRRTLSVDSASQRNSLDTNPAETRLSVPFLQLDSSFISITVDSDQSGCSLLTDSESTVEGEGEGREGGGARNSQSLLGLVPNPLRRRSLVRMLSTREGEEEETQP from the exons aggcccaggagaggccctaCTATGCAGACTACTCCCCGGTGCGTCTCACCATCCACACGTTGTGCACCAGCCACTACCTGGACCTCTTCATCACCGTCATCATCGCTACCAACGTCCTCACCATGAGCATGGAGCACTACAACCAGCCGCAG tatctGGAGGAGGGGTTGAAGTATTGTAACTACGTCTTCACTCTGGTGTTTGTTATCGAGACGGTCCTCAAACTCATCGCCTTCGGGCTGAGACGCTTCTTCAAggagag GTGGAACCAGCTGGACCTGGCCATAGTGTTGTTGTCCGTCATGGGCATCACTCTGGAGGAGATTGACCTCAACGCATCACTTCCCATCAACCCCACCATCATACGCATCATGAGAGTACTGAGGATCGCTAGag TGTTGAAGCTGTTGAAGATGGCAACAGGGATGAGGGCACTACTAGACACTGTGGTTCAGGCCCTGCCTCAG GTGGGGAATCTGGGTCTCCTCTTCATGTTGCTGTTCTTCATCTATGCAGCACTGGGAGTGGAGCTGTTTGGGAAACTGG AGTGTTCCGAGGAGAACCCGTGTGAGGGTCTGAGTCGTCACGCCACGTTCCAGAACTTTGGCATGGCGTTCCTCACCTTGTTCCGCGTTTCCACCGGTGACAACTGGAATGGAATTATGAAG GACACGCTGCGGGACTGTCGTCCAGAGGACCGCTCCTGTCTGTCCTACCTTCCTCTGGTTTCTCCAGTCTACTTCGTGACCTTCGTCCTGACGGCCCAGTTCGTGCTGGTCAATGTGGTGGTGGCAGTGTTGATGAAACACCTCGAGGAGAGCAACAAGGAGgcacaggaggaggcagaggaggaggccAAGGAGGAGGAGGCGCGTCAGGAGGAGGCCAGGCAACAGGAGGCCAGGCAAGAGGAGGCGCGACAGGAGGCCATCTGTCCCTTTAGCAACGCCACAGTGGGCGGCGTGGAATCATCTGGACAG GTTGTGGAAGAAGAGCGTTGTCGTGGTAGCCTGCTGACGGCGGGCCGGCCGTCTCTGTCTCGTATGATGTCTCTGCCTAGCGACAGCTACATGCTCCGCCCCCTACAGCCTCTCGGACACACCCGCTACCCTCCCATTGGCCACGACACCTACAAGGGATACCGTTTCTCAG gtTCTGTCTACTCCATGGGTTCTAGCGGAGCAGGATCCCTACTGCAGGTCCCGGGGGCGTTACCATCTGGAAGCCACGCATCCCTCAGCTCCAGGGGCTCCAGCTGCAGACCCACAGTCAGGCTCAGCCCCTCCCACAGCGTAGACAGACACTCCCTCTCCATGGCGAGACACACCCCCAGGAGGCCTGGCCACGTTGACAGCAGACGGGCCTCTTATATACATAGCCCATCCCACAGTATGGATACACATAGTTACAGACTCAGCCCTGCTCAGAGCATCGACAGAGACTCCTCCCGTTATCTCGATAGACGGGCCTCTTATATCCACAGCCCCTCCCACAGCATGGACAGTAGACACACCCCTTATCTCCACAGCCCCTCCCACAGCATGGACAGTAGACACACCCCTTATTTCCACAGCCCCTCCCACAGCATGGACAGTAGACACACCCCTCGTATGGATAGACACACCCCTTATATTCACAGCCCCTCCCACAGCATGGACAGTAGACACACCCTTTATATCCACAGCCCCTCCCACAGCATGGACAGTAGACACACCCCTTATGTCAATAGCCCCGCACACAGCATCAATAGACACACCCCTCATAACAATAGACACACCTCTCATATGAGTAGGCCATCCCACAGCATGGACAGAGAGCCGGGACCCAGCTCCTCCCTCAGTGTGAGAAGACAGCTGAGGAGACAG GAGGCGGTGCGTTGCGACTCTGAGGACCTGAGCTGCAGTTCCACCGACGATCTGCGGGGGAGCTCTGTCGACGGCACCCACCTCACCGTACCCAGCATGCACCTCTCACCGCTACCCAGCCTGCCCCCTGGTGGTAACACACACCTGGACGTACACCACCCCTCCTCGCCGTCCCGCGCCCCCCGAGGACGCATCTCCAgcgcacacacactcctccacacacacaccgtacacacactgcgtcacacacacagtcagagggTTATATCTACCAGAGGACACAGTAGGAACCACAGTGATAGCGGGCCCCAGCGGCCTCCCAGCCCTCAGATCTCCACCCCTCAGACGACAGACAACCCACAGACACCCCAGAGACCTGAGATACTTCAGACCCCAGGTCCCAGCGTCACCAGCTCTCTCTGCTCTGGAGGTCCcagcctgtccctctcctccccctccacaccctcAATCcccagccccaacctcaccatctctctctgttctggagGTCCcagcctgtccctctcctccccctccacaccctcaacccccagccccagcctcaccatctctctctgttctggagGTCCcagcctgtccctctcctccccctccacaccctcAATCcccagccccaacctcaccaTCTCTACTCCCTCCACTCCCCAGAGCCCTCAGACCAGCTTTGACCCAAAGCAGAGTCCCAGTTCCAGCCCTGCCTTCAGCCGTGATCCATTTCCCCTGAGCCTCGGTTCCAGTCCTAGCCGTCTCCCCACTTCCTTTCCAGATGAGACTGATGATGAAGTCTGTTGCATCACACACCACGCGtccagcccctcacacacacctgaacacacacaccacacgtccagccccccacacacaccctgctcTCCCCATACCTCCCTCCACGCCTGCCTCTCATTTGAAGAGGACCAGAGGAACCTATGTCTCAGCAGCCAAACGGCGTCTCCCGTTCGAGAGTGGACCAGGAAGCAGAGGATGAGCCCGCCCTGCATCTCCGTAGCCCCACCTGCTGAAGCCCAGGTTTCCACGGTGACCCAGTCGACGGACAGCAGCATGCATCTGAGGAGGCGGACCCTGTCGGTTGACTCCGCCTCGCAGAGAAACTCATTGGACACGAACCCAGCGGAGACACGCCTTTCTGTCCCCTTTCTCCAATTGGACTCCAGCTTTATAAGCATCACGGTGGATTCTGACCAATCAGGATGCTCGTTATTGACGGACAGCGAATCAACCGTTGAGggggagggtgaggggagagaagggggaggagctcGGAACTCTCAGTCTCTGCTGGGATTGGTTCCCAACCCTCTCAGAAGGAGGAGCTTAGTGCGCATGCTCAGCACacgggaaggagaggaggaggagactcaaccctga
- the LOC110516501 gene encoding synaptogyrin-3-like isoform X2 codes for MVVFSCIVNEGYMNIGSERLLCVFNKNADACNYGVTVGVVCFLGSVCFLVLDIYFPTIHSVRLRRRATLIDMVFSALASFLWFVGFCFLANQWQQTTEEELPLAQGSDAARAAVAFCFFSILTWAGLTALALQTFINLFQNFSLFTDQLDDSAGYHDNARSTPVANGVTIVTTNPYQQAPPFSETLSLDPSALTPAPVF; via the exons ATGGTAGTGTTCAGCTGTATAGTGAATGAAGGCTACATGAACATCGGCAGCGAGCGGTTGCTATGCGTCTTCAATAAGAACGCCGATGCCTGTAACTACGGCGTTACCGTGGGCGTGGTCTGTTTCCTAGGCAGCGTCTGCTTCCTGGTTCTAGACATCTACTTCCCCACCATCCACAGTGTCCGACTCAGGAGGAGAGCAACTCTCATCGACATGGTCTtctctg CCCTGGCCAGCTTCCTGTGGTTCGTGGGTTTCTGTTTCCTGGCCAATCAGTGGCAGCAGACGACAGAAGAAGAGCTCCCATTGGCTCAGGGCTCCGACGCCGCCAGGGCTGCTGTTGCCTTCTGCTTCTTCTCCATCCTCACCTGG GCTGGCCTGACGGCGCTTGCTCTCCAGACATTCATCAACCTGTTCCAAAACTTCAGCCTCTTCACCGATCAGCTTGACGACAGCGCCGGTTACCACGACAATGCCCGCAGCACGCCCGTCGCCAACGGAGTCACCATAGTAACCACCAACCCCTACCAGCAGGCCCCTCCCTTCAGCGAAACTCTGAGTCTGGACCCTTCTGCCCTCACACCTGCTCCTGTcttctag